DNA from Candidatus Cloacimonas acidaminovorans str. Evry:
AAATCCACATACGAGGTTCCTTGAGCAAACCAGATGGATTCTGTTTCTTTATTAACACCGAGACGGTAAAGAACGGGATGTATTTTTTGTCCCAAGGTTTTCCTCCTATTCTTCTTCTATTGTTTGTATTTCCAGGGAGATATGACAGGTCGGTTTCCTAATCATATAAGCTCTTCCCATGGCTCGGGGCATATAACGTTTCATTTGCGGACCCTCATCAGCTGTGGCAGTTATTACATACATCTTATCCAGATTAACTTTAGGATCCTGATGTTGAGCATTGGCTATGGCAGAAGCCAATAATTTATTTATCGTTCCTGCTACTCTACGGCGTGAAAAACGCAATATATTTTGTGCTTCTGTTACAGGTTTATAGCGAATTGTATCTAACACTAATCGTGCCTTTCTTGCTGAACCGCGAGCATAGCAAAGTTTTGCTTTCGCTTCCATTTCTCTCTCCCTATCTCGTAACTTTTTTCTTCTTTTCTTTATGGCCCCTGTAGGTACGGGTTGGAGAAAATTCACCCAATTTGT
Protein-coding regions in this window:
- the rplV gene encoding 50S ribosomal protein L22, which translates into the protein MEAKAKLCYARGSARKARLVLDTIRYKPVTEAQNILRFSRRRVAGTINKLLASAIANAQHQDPKVNLDKMYVITATADEGPQMKRYMPRAMGRAYMIRKPTCHISLEIQTIEEE